In the Granulosicoccus antarcticus IMCC3135 genome, CCGCAGCAGCAGTTGCGTTTGCTGGATGCGCTGCTTCGAGGTGCTTTCGAAGAAACCGAATTCCGCAGCTATGACTACTTCGCACTGTGGGTTGAACTGTTTCCATTATTGGGGCTGGGGAGCCCAAAAGTGGATCGGTTCCTGGGTGGGCCGCGACGCGATGTGGCTCTGTTGCTGCCGAACACCGAAGTCACCGTTTTTGCCCGCTGGAAGGATTTCATGGGCAAGCATGTGATGCACTGTCATAACGTGGTGCATGAGGATCACGCCATGATGATCCGCTGGGACATCGTGCCACAAGGGCACGGTTTTGATATCCCGCAGATGTCTGATGAGGTTGCGCATGCCCTGGGTGATGACATCGAAGTCCTGCGACGCAATCACTACGAGACCCACCCGGAAGGTGGTGCACATCAACCTGACGACAGTTGAGGGAAGACCGACATGCAAACATCCCAAACTTCAAAAGTTCGAGGCGCGACTGTGCGACTCAACCGACGAGCCATCCCCAATGTCTCTGTATTGGCACACGATGGCAGTGTTCACCGTTTCTACGAAGACCTGGTTCGCGATCAGCTTGTGTTGATTGCATTCATGTCCATCGAGCATGACGCCCATTATCCATGCACGCCACGATTACGGCGAATTCGCGATCTGCTGGATCTTGACCCTGACAATCGCGTGCAACTGCTGTCCGTAACAGTGGATCCGGAGCATGACACACCACGCAGATTGTCCGAGTACGCAGCGCTCAATGGTGCGAATGCAGGGCGCACACCCTGGCGTTTCCTTACGGCAGCACCGGAGGACATTGATCTGGTGCGGGCCTCGTTGTACGTACACCGAAGCCTTGCACCTGAAGATGGAACTCGCAAGCTATACGAGCGTGAAAATATTCTGGCGCTACCCCATCACAAGGCTGTCATGGATTGTTCCATGGGGTTGATGCGTTACGGCAACGAGTCTCTGGATATCTGGGGTGGTGCGCCGGTGAAGGCTTCCGCCGAGGATGTTGTGGCAAGGCTAAGCTGGCTACGAGGAGACGTCCGGCAAGCGTCATCGAGCACGAAACGCCGCCGCGGTGGCCCTTTTCGAGTATCCGGATAGGAGATAACCATGAGAACTTTCAGGTCATCGAATACCTTGCGATTGGCAACCTCATTACCGCTGGTGTTCCTTTTGTTCAGCTCAGCAAGTCATGCAGTATGTAATGACGATCAGCCTGATCCACCGCTTTTTCATGCTCAGGACAAGATCCTTGATTTCACCTTGATGAGCGAAATTCAACAGGGGCAGGTGCGTGAATTTGACTCATTCCAGGGCATCGATCTACAGCCACCTGGAGTTGCACCTACCGCTTTGGAGGCTGACGACAACTATCTGAATCCGATACATCCGGGTGCTCAGCCGGGCGTACCTCAGTCGGCGTGGAAGAGAGTCAATTGCGTGGATGGTATCGAACCGTTCAGCTTCAAGCGCCCGATGCAGGAAAGCCAGGGAATTCGTTATACGACGCTGCCGGATATCGAGAAACCAAAGCGGACTCGTACCACTTATGTAAAGACGGCACACTCTCTGTTTCCGTCCGAAGTGGACATGGGCGGAGAGCTTACGGTTGTCGACTCCTTTGCCAATCCCCCGGGTACGAACATGTTGCCGGGAGCTACCCGAAACCTTGAAGACAGTCAGGGTGGGGAGATGGTGAATACCTTGCCCTCGTCAAAGAAGCGTCCGTACAATTTGCATGAATCAGATCCCAGCGCCATACGCATCAACCCTGAATCGCCGATCGATGATCTGCGCTACATCATGGAAACACTCTATGAGGTGATAGCGGATAAGCCGTATCGTGAGTTGCTGACTCGTCCCGATAACGTCACCGTCTCACGGCTTATTGATGATGCTGCGGATGCCACGGATAACATCAAGACAGCACGCAACCTGGTTATGCATGAGTTGCAATGGGCTGTCGATCTGATCGAGGGAAATGACAAACCGGGTTCTCATGTGCCGGGTGATCGTGCCTATCGAGGCTATTCGCTGCTTAACCATTCTGGTTTCAACCGGGTAAAACGAGTGTTACCGGTATTTGATGCAGATGGTCAGGTCGTCGGTGGGGAGGTGACAGTGGGCCAGTTGTGGTATGGCGGAAACATCAAGTCCGACACCATGTTCTTCGATTTTGGCTGGGACAAGATAGGTTCACCAGTAACCAATTATGCCAATTGTGGTGGTCCGGGCCAACCCAGTCAGGCAGCGTGCGAAAACGCGGCACCGATACCGCCCAACAAACCCTGGACTATTCACTATGAAGTGAATGTACTGAACCGGGGAAATGATGATTTCTCACCCATGACCATGCAGTTTGACTGCCCGTCAACACTACTCATCGGAGGGGTGAAGCAGGAATGCACGGGCCCCGAAACAAGTCTGCCAACAGGGCCTGTCGATTGGGTCAATGGCGCCCTCTATGCATCTCTTGACCAGAGCTTTTTTCCGATGAGCGATGGAACAAAGATGTCCGTGAGCGTCAAGATGGCCCCGCCTCAGTATTTCAATCTCACTTACACATGGGGCTGGCGTGTACATCCGCCTCGTGCACAGGCGACAGAGAATGGCCAGAAACTTGTGCCTCCCGGCTTGCCTACTGAGGCTATGTTCTGTCATCCAATGCGTGCTGGAATCATTGATCATGAGCGATTTGCTTTCCTGGGGTTTCCAGGGCCTGCCAGAGTTGATTCAGCACCCGATGCAGAAATGATCCATGCTCTTGGTCTTGCCTCATTGAATCCCACGCAATTTGAAGCCTGTCTGAAAGGCTTTCGCAAGGTCCAGGGGCAAGCTAAAACACCACTGGATATGATCAATGCGCGCCTGGGACTTCTCTCCAGGTTATTCCCCAAGCCGGTGCCAGCCTTGGAGACCGAGCGAGAAAAGATGGACTACGCCATCTCCAGGATCAGTGATCTGGCGCCTGCCAAACGACTGTGGCGTGCATTCAAATTGATGCAGGAAGAAGCTCAGACCGATTACGCGGGTGTGAGCGGGGCAGCTGCACGCGAGCAAAGAGCCGAACGCTGGATCAGTTTGCTACTCGACGCACGGGATGCCTACCTGGATTGGCTCGATCGTACCCAGTTGCCTAGCGGCCTGCTGCCAGACCAGGAAACCGATCTCACCATGCTGTATGTGAACAACACCATATACGGGCAATTGCGCAAGGGTGGAACCGTTGAATTTCCTGAATGGCGACGCCGTGGTGATGTTGGCAAGATCACGTTGCTCAACGGCGACTACTTTCCACATGGCTATCTGAGCGTGGATTTCGGTGGTGCACGCGGCTGGGAGAACCTGTGGCAGTCCACCGTCAAGAATGCGGGTTCCGGTCCCTGGTTCAGCTTTGGCCGTTTCCATGCGCGATTCAATACGGTTCCAGGTTCCATCGCTGTCGATGCAGCCAAGCGTAAGGGGGGCGATGGGTATCTGCAAGCTCCCGATGTCGTGAAGCCTGGGGCGCACCGTTTGATGATTCAGTTCAATTTCGAGCCATCACCTCGATTGCGCTTCTATCAGTTCGATCCCTTGCATCACGATTCTGCAATCTATTCGATGCATTGATTGCATCCATTGACAGAGGATCTCAGCGTGAGTATTTCACTTCAACGACGCAACGTCATAAAAACACTGGGTGCGAGTTTGATCGTGTGCAGCTGTAGCCGGGCTGCTGCACACTCGCAGCATCAGCACAATGATGAACAGATGAGCGACGATGCGGAGTCAATCCTACAGCCCGATACCGGTAATACCGTAGCCGGGCATTCGCAAATTCAAGCCCGGTATTCGATGCCTCCAGTGTACTTGTTGGATCAGAATGGCTCATCAGTGGATCTGGCTCGGCAGTTGAATACACCCGGACCGGTGCTGTTGAACTTCATTTTCACCAGTTGCCCGGGGATCTGTCCTATTCTGAGTGCTGTACTGGCACAAGCCTCACAATTACTGGGCGAGGATCGGCAGCGCGTTAGAATGTGGTCTCTTTCGATAGACCCCGACAACGACCGCCCCGAACAGTTACGACAGTATGCCAACGCGTTCAATGCACATGAGCAATGGAGATTCCTGACTGGCAGTGCTGCGGCTGTTATGCAGATCCGTCAGGCCTTTGGTGCTGAGAGCGACAACAAGATGGCTCACCTGCCGCTTTTTCTGATTCGACAGCAGCACGATGAATGGCTGCGGATGGAAGGTGATGTCACGCCAATGATGCTGGCTACCGAGGTGCAGGGCGTCCTGCTGGCATCGCAACAATGAGTGTCACGATGCACCGCTCACTGCTCGGCTCGTTGTTGCTGGCGTTATGCTCCGTTGCTGCAGCCGCGTCTTTACGTGATGGCGAGCGTCTGTATAACGAAGGTGTTCTGCCAGACAACACAGAAGTGATAGCCAGCGTTATGGGGGGAGCTTCGTTAAGCGGTCAGTTTGCCGCGTGTGTACGCTGTCATCGGCCCAGTGGTTATGGCAGTAGCGAGGGGAATCTGCAGATACCTGCTATTGCCGGCAGCGTACTGTTCAGCCCGCTGGAGCCGCGTCGTGACAGATTGTTTCGCCAGCTCTATCAGGAGCGTCAGGATGACTTGGCGCGAATGCGCGCAAAAATACCACAGATTCGGCAAGCTTACGCAAGTGCGGCTGACTTGGGGCTGGCAGTGAATCATGGTCTGGATTCCGAGGCTGAGCCACTGGCGGCCAGTATGCCGCGCTACTCGCTTTCGCCGGACGCACTGCAGTCTCTGACTTTGTACTTGCAGCAACTGGGTGCTTCGGCGGATCCAGGAGTTGATCAGAATGAGCTACACCTGGCTACTGTGCTAGGCCCGGGTGTACCGCCTGACAAGGCGAAGGCCATGCTTGAGGTCATGGAGGCATTTGTCACATTGCATAATCGCGAGATAGAACGAGAGTTGACGCATCCCGGTTTTTCTCCCAATTACAAAGTGCTTTATGCACCGTCTCGACGATTTTGGCATTTGCATGTCTGGAGACTTGAAGGGACTGCAGAAGAATGGCCACAACAATTGAACACCTATTATCAGCAGCAACCTGTGTTTGCAATGCTCGGGGGACAGGTTGAGGGAGCATGGTTGCCCATTGATCAGTTCTGTGAATCCATGAAATTGCCCTGTTTGTTTCCGTTGACACAAAGGCCAGCAAGTTCTGATGGGCATTTCACCCGGTATCTATCGACAGGACGATCAGGGGAAGTGGAAATGGCCGTTCGTTACCTTGCTGAGGCAGGTGTACAGGAGCTCAGTATCGTTCGCGATAATCAAGCAGACAGCAAGCAGTTGGCTGATCTGTTTCAAGCGCTCGCACCCTCAACCCAGCTGCGGCTACAGACATTTGACTGGGCCGCAGCCTTCGAGCCTGTCCTGTCATCCAGTAACGATCGCAGTGACGGTGACTCTGTCTGCCAACTTTCAGGTGTTGCAAATCGGTTGTCGGCAGAAAATCAGGCTCTGGTCTTGTTGCTGTCACCTGCACACGCAAGACAGGCTTTGCAGTGTCTTGAGGCTAGTAGGTATGCAGGCACGCTCCTGCTGATTGGAAGCCAGCTTGCCGATGGTCGTGGTCATCCTGTGCTGAACACAGCGCGGCCGGTGCTGGTCACTTGGCAAACCGCGGTGCCAGGTCACGAACCGCGTCGGCTCTACCGACTACGCCGCTGGCTGCAGGCAAGGCGTGTCGCAGATATCAATCACGAGCAGCTGCAACTGAATACCTACCTGGCATTAGACGCCACACGTCACGCGCTGACACATCTGCTTGACCGGTATTCACGAGAGTACTATCTGGAAACCATTGAGCACGAGATCGAGAACGGCTTGAATCCGGGTACATTCATCCGGCTAAGTCTCGGTCCGGAGCAACGTTATGCCGCCAAGGGCGGGCAGGTGATGCAGTTGCAAACCGATGGTGCGCTTACAGCAATCGGTGCCAGATCAGATGGACTCCAAGGTCATCGCCGAGAATAGCCTTGGCGATAGTGTTCTTCATGGACAGGGGTTAACTAAAACCCGCTTTCTTCTGCCATTTTTACTACGCCAACAGTCAGGATCAAATTGGCGAAGCGACGTTGTTCACCGGTTTGAATAATCAACGTGGTGGCAGGTTCTCTGATCTTGTCATAGAAGGCCCAGCGTTCCATGCTGTCCCAGGTGACATCGCCTAGCAATTTTTTATACGCGTCGTGTATTTCGGCATTTGCATCCGCAGGCTTTGCCATGACGATTGCGCCTTGAACAGGGCAGACTTCCAGTATGCCTTCCAGCACCGTCAGAGCATCTAACAAGCCCGGACGAAAGTTGAGGTGTACGGTAGTGGAGTTGGGGCCGGTCATGGCACCGACGGGTAGGTTGCCATCTGCAATGACAACTTGTGCAAAATGGCCTGAACGCGCAAGCGCTTCCATAATGGTTGGGTGTATTACCGGAGTCTTTAACACAAATAATTTCCTGAAAATCCAAATGGAGACGTAAAACACCAGGAGCTAACAGCACCTGGTGTTCTATTATCTTGCGATCAATTGCCCAGGGTTGATGTTCAACCACAGGCAACTCAACGACTGACTACATATTGTAAACGCCGCCATTGATGTCGAGCGTTGCGCCAGTAATAAAGCCATCGTATTCGGATGCCAGATATAAAACCGCTCGCGCGACATCAGCTGCGTTGCCTGCCCGTTGGATAGGAATGCCGGCCGTCGTTGCATCCGCTGACTCTTTTGAAGTATGCGTGTTGTGAAACGAGGTGCCCAGGATAAGACCGGGAGCTACGGCGTTCACTCGAGTGCCTTGAGGTCCTAGCTCTGCAGAGAGCGCTCTTGTCAGAGTCAGGATGGCACCTTTACTGGTTGAGTAGGCGAGTGAGCCAGGGTGGCCGCCTTTACGCCCAGCCAGTGATGCCAGGTTGACAATACTGCTGTCCGCATTCTTGGCAAGATAAGGCGAGGCAGCACGCGTCACAAACATCATGGAAGTGAGGTTGATATCCATGACCTTGTGCCAGAATTCAGCTTCCATCTCATTCAGCATTCTACGCGCGACGAGTGAGCCGGCATTGTTGATCAGGATGTCCAGGCCACCGAGTGCTGCGACTGTTTTTTCGACCAGTGCATTGGCATCGTCTTCCTTGGTCAAGTCGCCGCTTATCGCAACCGCTTTTTGACCTTTGCTGTTGGCGTACTCAACCAGTTGGTCGGCGGTATCAGCGCTGGAAAAATAATGGATGGCAACATTGGCACCGCTATCAATGAAATGTCGGGTGATTGATTCACCAATTCCTTGAGCGCCAGCGGTGATGAGAACGTTTTTGCCGTTCAATTTATTGGTGTTCATTTTTTTCCTGAATGAGTAGAGATGGATAATCTTACGATGAAAATGGGAGCTTTCAGCATTTTTCCGCGTATTGCCGTCAGCAATGGCTCAGGTTCAGGTTGAGTGAGCCCTCACCCAGGACGCCAGTGCCTGGATAGGTTGGCCGGACGTATTCCTGAGTCCTGCCAGCACCAAGCCTGCAAACAGCATCAACCAGCCCACTGAGCCGCCACCTTTGCTCGAACTGCCCGAGGTAGCATTGCCGACCTTCCAGTCAAATGAGCTCGTCACCTGATAATGATCGTCTCGCACGTCAACAGTGACGGTGTAGTTGCCGGCTGTTGATGTCTCACCCTGCAGATGCCCGCGAGTATTCATTCTGACACCGGTTGGCAATCCGCTTGCAGTAAAGGTCAAAATGTCGTTGTCAGGATCCTCGGCGCTCAGATGTCCATGCACGGCATCTCCGGGGTTGTTCTGTTTGGCAATCAAATCGAGTAACACCGGTGGGCTGTTGCTGCTTGAGGCAGGTAGTGAGCTGGTTGAAGGCAGCACATTCTGTGGCTGGATCACGAAGCCGTCCCAATGGGTATGCATGTTGCGCTGATCCTCACTGCGCGGTACATGGTGGAAACCGACGCGATGCCAAAGAACGATATCCTGATCTTCAATGGACTGATCATCGACATACTGCAAGACATGATTCAGGCAATCTGGGTTGAAGCGTGCATTCTGACTGGCAAAGCGTTCGCATTCATTAGCCACTGTCACGAACATATCGTAGTCCGAGTAAGGTTCGATATCCGTTCGTTCAAAGCGGTGACCCAGACGTACAGGCTCTATGCGGTAGGCAGGGCTATTCTCGTTGCTGGTGGCACTGATCTGCCAGCTTTGCTGGGTCTCCGGGCTGATCTGCCGTGCTTGCTCGGTAGTGAAAACCTGTGACTCGCGAACGCGTGTGCCATCCGGCTGCAATACATAACGGGTTTCTGAGAACTGATCATCTGTGGCAGATTCGCCAAGATCAAAATCCAGCCGCCAGTAGTAGTTATGCGTGTGTGAGAGCCACAATGAGTCAGAGTCGTTTTGTAAAACACGGCCGTAGGGCTGCGTAATATCGCTTGAGCTTCTTTGCAGGGCTCCCGTGGCACCTATACCCGGTTCAATGGCCCCGTCATCGTAGAACGTCCAGCTGATGATATAGGCGTAGGCGCCTACTTGAGATACCGAAAACAGATTCAGGCTTTCGGCCTTGTTGGTGCGCGACGCGGTGCGATAACCGGCATCGCCCTGGCTACGCCATCGACAGATGGCAGGGCGCGTTTGTACGTCCAGAAGCTCGCCGTTGGGGCAATCGGCATCGGTCAGGCTCAGCAGGTAGCCGCCGCCCAATCCATACTGAGTGACATCATTGTAAGTGACGTTGCTGTCGTCATAAGCCACATGTAGCTGACTAAGCCTGGCAGAGCTCAGTACTCGTAAGGGTTCACCACCGGCGGGGGTGTAGTGCACGTCGCTGAGTACCAGATTTTCGCGAATGCGCGACTCCCAGCAAAGCTCCCAGCTGGCACCGTTGGAGAAGGTCTCTGTGATACGAGAGTCGGCCTCGCAGTTGAGCTCGGCTGCGATGACTGATGAGGCGGGCCAGAATAGCGCAAGGCTGGCGATGGCAAACAGAGCCTGTAATAGCCGCCATACTCGCGTTGAGGCGCGTGCGCTGCCCTTGTCGGTAGTTGATTGATACACGTGGTTGTCAGTGGGTTTGGACACGCGGCTCATCCGTTCGTCTCAAACGGTGAGGCGGCTGTCCAGTCGAAAGGTAGCAGATCAAAACCCAGAATCAGATCGCGGATGACAGGCCAGTCCTCGGCGCGTGGGTCCAGCGTGCGTGACTGGCTGTACCACAGGACAGGTTGGACCCCTTGCAGGCTCTGGGCGTTGACGAAGTTGTCCAGAGAGCTGCCACAGTTAGTGGTAGAAGAGCTTGATGAAGATTCGCCAAGGTTGTTTGATGCATGGCGTTCGCATGCATCGTAGGCTGTGATGGCAGCGTCAGCTGCGGCCCAGGGCATTGTCTTGTTGCTGTAGTTGAAACCGTTGTTGGCGGGGTCCAGATAATAGCCGGCACCCGTTGTATCGACAATTCGCCAGCCACGAAAATTTCCACGATCCACTGTCAGAAACTGCTCGGTATCCAATGCCGTGACTTGCATGGGGCGACGATTCCCCTCAAGACTTCGCAATGGAAAATCGAACTGTTCGATCCGGTCGATGCCAGGGGTGTCCAGGTTGAACAGGAGCCGCCAGGTCGTAAACAGGGTGGCGCGTGTCAGTGCCTGGGTGTCCGCAGGAATGCTCTGCCCGAAGCGCGGGTCAGGTTGTGTGTGCGATGCGCGCCCAGAGAGGCTGATCGCCGGTCGAACCTGACCATCTTCAGCGAATGTAAAGCTGCTGGTCCAGGTGAGGGTGTCGCGTTGAAAGGCACTGCTCAGTTCCAGGCTGTCGCTTTGTATGCTGGGGCGTTGGGCGTATTTGGCGAGGATGCCGTTGTCTTTGATCCGGCTGCAGATGACGGCTATGCGCCCAGGCACATCCAGAACCTGCCCCTCGCAGTTACTGGTGTTCATGCTGAGCAGGTCCGAGGAGTCGTCATCGTTGTTCTGGTAGAGGGATGGATCTATCTGTACCTCGGGTTGAGTACTATCATGATAGTGCAGCAGCAGTTGCCCCAGATGAGCCTCCTGAATCACTGAACGCAAGGTGTCACCGGGAGCCCGGTAGCTGGCTGAACTGATGGTCAGGCCATGGGCCTCTTCTACGTTTGCGCACAGTGACCAGGTGGCACCCGATTGGAAGGCATGTTCAATGCGTCTGCCCGAGTCGCATTCACCTTCCTGGGCTTGCACCGGCGTTGTCAGAAAAGCGCCCGCCAGCGACAATACGCCCAGCAGTAGCCAATGTTCTCGCACTCGTTCTCGCATTCGTCCAGTGCTCATCGTTGTTGCAACAGGCCGATTTGTTGACTGTTCAGAAAGGCGATGGGTTCAATGGAGAAAACCGTACTGCTTGCATCAAATAGCGATAACAAAGCGCAACGTGCAATCGCACAAGGATGGTTTGAATCCAGAGGCTCAAAGATGCTGGCTTTGACATCCAGCTCTGATAGAAAATCGAAGGGATGCACGCCGCGATTGGACTGCTCGGCACGCAATTGTTCGATGATGAGGGCATTGTCCGCCAGCATGGCTATGGCAAAATCGATTTCAGTCTGGTTCAGCGGCAGGTGTACCGAATCAATCGCTGAAGTGCGAGTCACCGTCTGCTTGTCAAGCTCGATGACCAGCAGGCGTGCAGCCTGGCGGTTGTAATCGTACTGGTAGACTCTTGCCTTGCGCTCTTGATCCCTTTTTTTGCTCTCTTGACTTTCGATGAAGAGCGTCTGAGTGCCCAAAGGGTGTGAGACTAGCTTTTGTTCGGATTCTGTCGGCCACAACACCTGGTTTGACAAGGTCTCAGCCAGCTGCTGCTCAGCAGCGTCTAATCCGCCAGCGTAGCTGGCAACAGGCGAG is a window encoding:
- a CDS encoding RbsD/FucU domain-containing protein, which gives rise to MLKTPVIHPTIMEALARSGHFAQVVIADGNLPVGAMTGPNSTTVHLNFRPGLLDALTVLEGILEVCPVQGAIVMAKPADANAEIHDAYKKLLGDVTWDSMERWAFYDKIREPATTLIIQTGEQRRFANLILTVGVVKMAEESGF
- a CDS encoding putative Ig domain-containing protein; the protein is MSKPTDNHVYQSTTDKGSARASTRVWRLLQALFAIASLALFWPASSVIAAELNCEADSRITETFSNGASWELCWESRIRENLVLSDVHYTPAGGEPLRVLSSARLSQLHVAYDDSNVTYNDVTQYGLGGGYLLSLTDADCPNGELLDVQTRPAICRWRSQGDAGYRTASRTNKAESLNLFSVSQVGAYAYIISWTFYDDGAIEPGIGATGALQRSSSDITQPYGRVLQNDSDSLWLSHTHNYYWRLDFDLGESATDDQFSETRYVLQPDGTRVRESQVFTTEQARQISPETQQSWQISATSNENSPAYRIEPVRLGHRFERTDIEPYSDYDMFVTVANECERFASQNARFNPDCLNHVLQYVDDQSIEDQDIVLWHRVGFHHVPRSEDQRNMHTHWDGFVIQPQNVLPSTSSLPASSSNSPPVLLDLIAKQNNPGDAVHGHLSAEDPDNDILTFTASGLPTGVRMNTRGHLQGETSTAGNYTVTVDVRDDHYQVTSSFDWKVGNATSGSSSKGGGSVGWLMLFAGLVLAGLRNTSGQPIQALASWVRAHST
- a CDS encoding SCO family protein translates to MQTSQTSKVRGATVRLNRRAIPNVSVLAHDGSVHRFYEDLVRDQLVLIAFMSIEHDAHYPCTPRLRRIRDLLDLDPDNRVQLLSVTVDPEHDTPRRLSEYAALNGANAGRTPWRFLTAAPEDIDLVRASLYVHRSLAPEDGTRKLYERENILALPHHKAVMDCSMGLMRYGNESLDIWGGAPVKASAEDVVARLSWLRGDVRQASSSTKRRRGGPFRVSG
- a CDS encoding SCO family protein; this encodes MSISLQRRNVIKTLGASLIVCSCSRAAAHSQHQHNDEQMSDDAESILQPDTGNTVAGHSQIQARYSMPPVYLLDQNGSSVDLARQLNTPGPVLLNFIFTSCPGICPILSAVLAQASQLLGEDRQRVRMWSLSIDPDNDRPEQLRQYANAFNAHEQWRFLTGSAAAVMQIRQAFGAESDNKMAHLPLFLIRQQHDEWLRMEGDVTPMMLATEVQGVLLASQQ
- a CDS encoding SDR family NAD(P)-dependent oxidoreductase — protein: MNTNKLNGKNVLITAGAQGIGESITRHFIDSGANVAIHYFSSADTADQLVEYANSKGQKAVAISGDLTKEDDANALVEKTVAALGGLDILINNAGSLVARRMLNEMEAEFWHKVMDINLTSMMFVTRAASPYLAKNADSSIVNLASLAGRKGGHPGSLAYSTSKGAILTLTRALSAELGPQGTRVNAVAPGLILGTSFHNTHTSKESADATTAGIPIQRAGNAADVARAVLYLASEYDGFITGATLDINGGVYNM